In a single window of the Tribolium castaneum strain GA2 chromosome 8, icTriCast1.1, whole genome shotgun sequence genome:
- the LOC135266963 gene encoding histone H4 produces the protein MTGRGKGGKGLGKGGAKRHRKVLRDNIQGITKPAIRRLARRGGVKRISGLIYEETRGVLKVFLENVIRDAVTYTEHAKRKTVTAMDVVYALKRQGRTLYGFGG, from the coding sequence atgaccggtcgtggcaaaggtggaaagggattgggaaaaggtggagcaaaacgtcatcgtaaagttttacgtgataacatccagggcatcacgaagcccgcgatcagaagattggcacgtcgtggaggagtgaaacgtatctccggtctcatttacgaagaaaccagaggtgtcctgaaggtattcctcgaaaacgtcattcgtgatgccgtcacctacaccgaacacgcaaaacgtaaaaccgtcaccgccatggatgtcgtttacgctttgaagcgtcaagggcgtacactttacggttttggcggttaa